A genome region from Chlorobaculum tepidum TLS includes the following:
- a CDS encoding DNA alkylation repair protein, whose protein sequence is MIKTIQSRLESLADEPTAGILRRFFKTGPGEYGEGDRFRGIRVPVLRKLCREFLHAGVEVISELLDSPWHEDRMLALLLLIERYQSSSESGREALYEFYCTLTGRINNWDLVDLSAPCIVGRHLHTRDRSRLYRFVESSSLWERRIAIVSTFHFIRNNDFSDTLALAERLLTDPEELLHKATGWMLREVGKRDQPLLEAFLEHYAIAMPRTMLRYAIERFPEDERKGWLKRR, encoded by the coding sequence ATGATCAAAACAATTCAATCCCGTCTCGAATCTCTCGCCGACGAGCCAACGGCGGGAATTCTCCGTCGCTTTTTCAAGACCGGTCCCGGTGAGTATGGCGAGGGCGACCGGTTTCGCGGCATTCGTGTGCCGGTACTTCGCAAGCTCTGCCGCGAGTTCCTGCACGCGGGCGTCGAGGTGATCTCGGAGCTGCTTGACTCGCCGTGGCACGAAGACCGGATGCTTGCGTTGCTGCTGCTCATCGAGCGTTACCAGTCGTCAAGCGAGAGCGGCAGGGAGGCGCTGTACGAGTTCTACTGCACGCTAACCGGCCGTATCAATAACTGGGACCTGGTTGATCTTTCCGCACCCTGCATCGTTGGCCGCCATCTCCACACTCGCGACCGCTCGCGGCTTTACCGCTTCGTCGAATCGTCCAGCCTCTGGGAGCGCCGCATCGCTATCGTTTCGACCTTCCACTTCATTCGTAACAACGACTTCTCCGACACTCTTGCCTTGGCCGAACGCCTGCTCACCGACCCCGAAGAGCTGCTCCACAAAGCCACCGGATGGATGCTCCGCGAAGTTGGCAAACGCGATCAGCCATTGCTCGAAGCCTTCCTTGAGCACTACGCTATCGCCATGCCCCGTACGATGCTGCGCTACGCCATCGAGCGCTTCCCGGAGGATGAGCGAAAGGGGTGGTTAAAGCGGCGTTGA
- a CDS encoding ABC-F family ATP-binding cassette domain-containing protein yields MVLLTVEGITKRYGLKTLFEEVSFGIDDRDKVGIIGANGSGKSTLMKILAGSETPDTGRVMVSKEKKISYLPQVSPYDADDTVLEAVLKSGDKVMALICEYELALEALDHAEGDQTALIEKVTHLSHELDVSGAWELESNAKAVLGKLGLNDLTAKMGTLSGGQRKRVALAHALVVPSDALILDEPTNHLDADSVEWLESYIRRYAGAVILITHDRYFLDRVATRMIELDGKTAKTYTGGYASYLVQKEAEEAQEIRDERKRNALAKQELEWMRTGAKARTTKQKARLQRAETLVYAPKKAEKQEMEIGFGAERLGNKIVEFHDVSKSWGQKKLLRSFDYLLEKGDRIGIIGPNGSGKTTLLEMIAGRTKPDTGRIEIGPTVKIGYYDQESRHLDDSKRVIEYIKEEAEQIKTKDGTLVSAAKMLERFLFSGAAQYNPIGNLSGGERRRLYLLRQLIGAPNVLLLDEPTNDLDIPTLRVLEDYLDTFPGCLVVVSHDRYFLDRTVEHIFAFEGDGIVRRYPGNYSVYLEMKAAIAAEEQAAKQKPAPAAKPASEAPKPTLSPKQRKLNSKEKRELEQLEQAIAEAEERQEAINAELAAAGSDFDAVQKLGDELHKIQTKLDKDMERWAELAELA; encoded by the coding sequence ATGGTATTACTGACGGTTGAGGGGATTACCAAGAGGTATGGTTTGAAAACGCTTTTCGAGGAGGTGTCGTTCGGCATCGATGACCGCGACAAGGTTGGCATCATCGGTGCGAACGGCAGCGGCAAAAGCACGCTGATGAAAATCCTCGCCGGGAGCGAGACGCCCGACACCGGGAGGGTGATGGTGTCGAAGGAAAAGAAAATCTCCTACCTGCCGCAGGTCTCGCCGTACGACGCGGACGACACGGTGCTCGAAGCGGTGCTCAAGTCGGGCGACAAGGTGATGGCGCTCATCTGCGAGTACGAACTGGCTCTTGAGGCGCTTGACCATGCAGAGGGCGACCAGACCGCGCTGATCGAGAAGGTGACGCACCTGTCGCACGAACTCGACGTGAGCGGCGCGTGGGAGCTGGAGTCGAACGCCAAGGCGGTGCTCGGCAAACTCGGCCTGAACGACCTGACGGCGAAGATGGGCACGCTTTCCGGCGGCCAGCGCAAGCGTGTGGCGCTTGCTCACGCCCTCGTGGTGCCGAGCGATGCGCTGATTCTCGACGAGCCGACCAACCACCTCGATGCCGACAGCGTCGAGTGGCTCGAAAGCTACATCCGCCGCTACGCCGGGGCGGTGATTCTCATCACGCACGACCGCTACTTCCTCGACCGTGTTGCCACCCGTATGATCGAACTCGACGGCAAAACAGCCAAAACCTACACCGGCGGCTACGCGAGCTACCTCGTCCAGAAGGAGGCGGAGGAGGCGCAGGAGATTCGCGACGAGCGCAAGCGCAACGCCCTGGCAAAGCAGGAGCTTGAATGGATGCGCACTGGCGCGAAGGCGCGCACCACCAAGCAGAAGGCACGCTTGCAGCGAGCCGAAACGCTGGTCTATGCGCCGAAAAAGGCAGAGAAGCAGGAGATGGAGATCGGCTTCGGCGCGGAGCGGCTCGGCAACAAGATCGTCGAGTTCCACGACGTCTCGAAATCGTGGGGCCAGAAAAAGCTGCTTCGCTCGTTCGACTACCTGCTCGAAAAGGGCGATCGCATCGGCATCATCGGCCCGAACGGCTCCGGCAAGACCACGCTGCTCGAAATGATTGCCGGGCGCACGAAGCCCGACACCGGGCGCATCGAGATCGGCCCTACGGTCAAGATTGGCTACTACGACCAGGAGAGCCGTCACCTCGACGACTCGAAGCGCGTGATCGAGTATATCAAGGAGGAGGCCGAGCAGATAAAGACCAAGGATGGCACGCTGGTCTCCGCGGCCAAGATGCTCGAACGGTTCCTCTTTTCAGGGGCAGCGCAGTACAACCCCATCGGCAATCTTTCGGGCGGCGAGCGTCGTCGGCTCTATCTGTTGCGCCAGCTCATCGGTGCGCCGAACGTGCTCTTGCTCGACGAGCCGACCAACGACCTCGACATTCCAACCCTGCGCGTGCTCGAAGACTACCTCGACACCTTTCCGGGGTGCCTCGTTGTCGTGAGCCACGACCGCTACTTCCTCGACCGCACCGTCGAGCACATCTTCGCCTTCGAGGGCGACGGCATCGTGCGCCGTTACCCTGGCAACTACAGCGTCTATCTCGAAATGAAAGCCGCAATCGCCGCCGAAGAGCAAGCCGCCAAGCAGAAACCTGCGCCCGCAGCCAAACCCGCGTCCGAAGCGCCGAAGCCGACATTGTCGCCGAAACAGCGCAAACTCAACAGCAAGGAGAAGCGCGAACTTGAGCAGCTCGAACAGGCCATCGCCGAAGCCGAAGAGCGGCAGGAAGCGATCAACGCCGAACTTGCCGCCGCCGGTTCGGATTTCGATGCGGTGCAAAAGTTGGGCGACGAACTGCACAAAATTCAGACGAAGCTCGACAAAGACATGGAGCGCTGGGCGGAGTTGGCCGAACTGGCGTGA